The stretch of DNA ATATCTACCATTTTTCCAAACATAAATACTTGCACAACAACTCCAAAGATTGAGCTTATTGTAATAATAGCTGCAAGGTCTTTAGGCGTGAAGCCGAATTTATGATTAGAAAATAGACTAAAAACAGTTTCATATGCTGATAAACCGAAAGCGAGTACAAATACAATGATAAATGCAATAAAGTAAAGCGGATGAAGTGATCTTTTTAAATCGCCAATAAAGTTTGTTTGCTTTGTATTAGCAGAAATTTCCGAAAGCTGTTCCTTTGTTAGAGGCTCTTTTAAAATAAACATCGATGAAATGCATGCTAAAAAAGCAATTGCTGCCGCAAAGAAGAAAGGCAAGCGAACACCATATTCTGCAATAAATCCACCTATACCAGGTCCTATAATAAAGCCAGTGCTAATGGCGGCAGAAATATAGCCCATTGCTTTTGCCCGTTCCTGAACTGATGTAATATCTGCAACATATGCAGTAACACCAGGCATAATAAAGGCTGCACTAATTCCCCCTAGAAACCTTGATATATAAAGAACCGATACGTTCGTGCCTACACCAAAGATAAGTTCTGAAACACCAAAAAGGAATAAGCCGAATATAATGATTTTCTTTCTACCGTAACGGTCAACCCATCGACCTGCGAATGGTGACAGAAGCAGTTGCGCTACCGCAAATACGGCAACAAGATAGCCCATCGTACTTCCTGATAAATCCATGATATTCATAAATGACGGCATAACGGGGATGATGAGTCCAATTCCTAGAAATGCAATGAATATATTGCTTAAAAGAATAATTAATACCATCTTTTGTTTTTTAATTGGTTTTTTCATGTTTTAACACCTTTTTTCTGTATGGCTCATTGATGTGAAATACCTCTCCAAAATACTGTCCAAGAGGCTGCTAATTTGTCCTTCAGCCGTTTCTCATTATTGCCGTAAACAAGCTCCAGCAGAATGGAATCGACTACTCCTAAGAAAGCATAGGTAGGCGTTATTGCCTCATCTCCGAAGATTTTTTTTACATTGATCCAATCCTGAAATTTTCTTTCCAATATCATCTGTACCTTTTCCTCGATATCTATGACTTCCTGTTCAATTGCTTTTTCAAGATGGGCTGGCGGAAAAAAAGACATACGCAGCCAAAACTTTAACTGCTCATTTTTTTGGAAAAGATCGATGACCAATTGTAGAAATCCGTATAAATCTTTTTCAGGGTTTTCTGAATCAACTTGACTAAAATATTGAAGTTTTGAAGATAGCTCCGTCTCTTTCGCATCCCGTAAAACTTGCAGAAAAAGATCATCCTTTCCTTTAAAATGGGCATAAATGGATTGCTTTTTCATGCCGACTTCTTCAGCTATTAGAGAAAGGGATGCTCCTTCATAACCATGAATTGTGAAATATTTTAGAGCTGCCTTCTTAATTTCATTGCTTTTCAATAATATCACCTCAAATTTAACGAACGTTCGTTAGTTATATTAGCAAACTAAATAGATATAAGCAAGCAGATTAGTTTATAGAAAGGTTTTACAGCACGGTAATGCAGAAAAATATTCCATAATCGTCCGCGATTGTGGAACAAAACAAGTAGAAATTAACAGGGTTGGTGAATCGTCATTTATTAAATGATCACCCCACTCAAGCACTTAATCAGGCAAATAAAATTGGTATCATGTTATCGATTTGTACCGTTTTAAGTACATAAATGACACGTTAGGACATACCGTAGGCGATCATTTATTGATGGAGGTTACCAAGCGAATTCAAGCCGGCGTGGTTAAAGAGGATACAGTGACACTACGTTCATCATGTCTAGATGGAGTTCGAAACTTAGATAGTATGCATAATATAAAAGAGGAAATCGTAGATTGTTTGAAGAATACATTACTGAATACTTGATAGAATTGCTAGTTACTTAATTTACACTTGGAGGTAGTCATGACACTTAAAAAATATTGGTTGCCAGTGCTCATTCTATTCATGAGCATTCTCTACATTTTCATCATTCCTAAAGATACACTTGCTGTTAAGCTCTTGTTTAAATTAATTCCAATGTGGCTGATTATTTACTTTGCCTATTTACAAGCGCCAGCTAAGAAATTGCTTACACATTGGCTTCTGTTAATCGGTCTATTTTTTTGTATGCTCGGAGACGGCTTTCTCGTCTACTGGTTTGTCGTTGGTTTATCCGCTTTTCTGATTGGACACCTGTTTTATTTTGCGGGATTTTTGAGTAGATGGAACTTTTCAAAAATCCGTTTTGCAACCATCGTACCGATTGCGATATACGGTTACTTTTTCGGTAAAGAAATCATCAGTGCTCTAACTCTTGATGGCAACGATTCATTAGTATTACCCGTCTTGTTTTATATCATCGTCATTTCTTTGATGGCATGGTCCGCATTTATGACAGGCAACAAATGGGCGATTGTTGGAAGTATTTTGTTTGTCATTTCCGATTCCATTTTGTCCTGGAATATGTTTGTGTCCGATATTCCGTATTCAGGAATCCTTATTATGACGACTTATTACAGCGCACAATTTTTGATTGCTAATAGCATACGTTCCATTGTATCTGAAACTAATCGACCGTCTGCTTTCTCTTAAATAATTTTTCTAGTTCTTTAATCTTGTTACAACATTCTCCATTTATTACTATGATCCCTTAAGATATCATTAAAGTTTTAAATGCTCTTCCGCTTCTGAAATACTTTTAACACAATGTCATCTGAAAGAATATTGTTAATCAAGTGAAAAAAGTATCCTAGAAAAA from Paenisporosarcina sp. FSL H8-0542 encodes:
- a CDS encoding MFS transporter; the protein is MKKPIKKQKMVLIILLSNIFIAFLGIGLIIPVMPSFMNIMDLSGSTMGYLVAVFAVAQLLLSPFAGRWVDRYGRKKIIIFGLFLFGVSELIFGVGTNVSVLYISRFLGGISAAFIMPGVTAYVADITSVQERAKAMGYISAAISTGFIIGPGIGGFIAEYGVRLPFFFAAAIAFLACISSMFILKEPLTKEQLSEISANTKQTNFIGDLKRSLHPLYFIAFIIVFVLAFGLSAYETVFSLFSNHKFGFTPKDLAAIITISSIFGVVVQVFMFGKMVDILGEKKLIQLCLIVGAILAVASTLVSSFLAVLVVTCFIFLAFDLLRPAVTTFLSKAGGKEQGFVAGMNSTYTSLGNIVGPAMAGILFDVNIHYPYLFAAVIMVFGLCITVMWKENELAESLAN
- a CDS encoding TetR/AcrR family transcriptional regulator gives rise to the protein MKSNEIKKAALKYFTIHGYEGASLSLIAEEVGMKKQSIYAHFKGKDDLFLQVLRDAKETELSSKLQYFSQVDSENPEKDLYGFLQLVIDLFQKNEQLKFWLRMSFFPPAHLEKAIEQEVIDIEEKVQMILERKFQDWINVKKIFGDEAITPTYAFLGVVDSILLELVYGNNEKRLKDKLAASWTVFWRGISHQ
- a CDS encoding diguanylate cyclase; this translates as MYRFKYINDTLGHTVGDHLLMEVTKRIQAGVVKEDTVTLRSSCLDGVRNLDSMHNIKEEIVDCLKNTLLNT
- a CDS encoding lysoplasmalogenase, coding for MTLKKYWLPVLILFMSILYIFIIPKDTLAVKLLFKLIPMWLIIYFAYLQAPAKKLLTHWLLLIGLFFCMLGDGFLVYWFVVGLSAFLIGHLFYFAGFLSRWNFSKIRFATIVPIAIYGYFFGKEIISALTLDGNDSLVLPVLFYIIVISLMAWSAFMTGNKWAIVGSILFVISDSILSWNMFVSDIPYSGILIMTTYYSAQFLIANSIRSIVSETNRPSAFS